The Lepeophtheirus salmonis chromosome 1, UVic_Lsal_1.4, whole genome shotgun sequence genome has a segment encoding these proteins:
- the LOC121129560 gene encoding uncharacterized protein has translation MSSKDAEFQAWKRRKNYNPLQAVANSKKKQQVASHSNNVNSSTLSPPRHFDRNNHSNGGSTTDDYENERTLHSLQGLKVSNSNSSVMPPRSASFHYPEGGKLKLSSSLINFSSDEEEEELESLDLDENISSRQIGSGVHGIPSTSSSSQLLLQQHLLQNRSSLLGANKSQSRKLLTELGGGVSSSESNTVRLSSATGLSSGLGGAKSCLTPKSHQKLEALDNLVISTIFSVSTKLCISSQNLLQKVRTSDLELSSIIDTLLYVLDDTDPPVSPSKKTSRELSGTLRNLKKVEQVLQVLERLHADDEDDEPKY, from the exons ATGTCGAGTAAGGATGCTGAGTTTCAAGCATGGAAACGTCGGAAAAATTACAATCCCCTACAAGCTGTTGCAAACTCGAAGAAGAAGCAGCAGGTTGCATCTCATAGTAATAATGTGAACAGCTCTACTCTTTCGCCGCCAAGACATTTTGACAGAAATAATCATTCAAATGGAGGAAGTACAACGGATGACTACGAAAATGAAAGAACATTACACTCCCTACAAGGCCTTAAA GTATCAAATTCAAACTCATCCGTGATGCCTCCACGCTCAGCTAGCTTCCATTATCCAGAGGGTGGAAAGTTAAAGTTATCTAGCTCTCTTATTAATTTTTCGTccgatgaagaagaagaagagttaGAATCATTGGATTTGGATGAAAATATTTCCAGTCGTCAAATAGGGAGTGGTGTACATGGAATTCCCTCCACCTCCTCCTCTTCACAATTATTGCTTCAACAACATCTTCTTCAGAATCGAAGTTCTCTTCTAGGAGCAAATAAATCCCAGTCAAGGAAATTATTAACTGAATTAGGTGGAGGAGTCTCCTCCTCTGAATCGAATACCGTCCGTTTATCGTCTGCGACAGGTCTGAGCTCAGGATTAGGTGGTGCTAAGTCTTGCCTAACACCCAAGAGTCATCAAAAGTTAGAAGCATTGGATAATTTAGTCATATCCACGATTTTCTCGGTCTCAACCAAACTTTGCATTTCCTCCCAAAATCTTCTTCAGAAGGTTCGGACGTCAGATTTGGAGTTGTCCTCTATTATTGATACACTG ctctATGTTCTCGACGACACCGATCCGCCTGTCTCCCCTTCCAAGAAAACGAGTCGGGAGCTCTCTGGTACATTGcgtaatttgaagaaagttgAACAAGTGCTACAAGTACTGGAGCGGCTTCATGCTGATGACGAAGACGATGAGCCCAAATACTGA
- the LOC121129522 gene encoding ankyrin repeat and BTB/POZ domain-containing protein 2 → MTSKGSPSIKHNAIITPRILLDSNLLPSSEHQIVRPTPLRAPFAPNIYDPNGDKQLSGFVKPSPGYVCERTPPERDNSTSKIKDQGFVTNVMIDRSCSIADSGYQILEDDDDEDEELQYSGSIPTHQHPSITQGKSSLMKYKPKRKQSSFDKSHHEEDLSKTLEKANRLLDVKAALEQMTVSNKKKKKNGKGSPPSTSSSSSSSDEDECDEDLDDGSTNVLLVRHSDKTQYSRHIPNSNATSAATASNNSSSSNPSGKKTQRKVLSQETLNTTVTSAGDEFVWIDSHNRLVELQSVPWNNDDIRSALPKRGNGNKDRISLDLLPRLSYYLQRVLVRLSREIQRLSKPIGKCGTAEILSAIKITLSPSSSKSAIKACLRAAAMFAISGDATRQTKSARAGLRLRVGKVHQWMTLVKLGRFVHETAAIYLTAAIESVLEELVLFCYEYHSKNTSRESSPNSSVLNNTNSSNTSQHSSPSLMNKASTPLLSASLLEQAVSVNPDYWGLFQPYAHLGIGRTSSGTLVVPSIFSSDSSLHGLNNHKSKTGKSLDQILLTTCVGSVTELEEMVSLITNLYGNLGAGNTAPNSVRRSGRKSPPLSWSQEALNAFYHFMRCSQLEYVGEEGRAPIQELVYERPYVVLPPLMEWVRVSSVFCEHRGAQLIDKNDVMQAARILLPGMDYPIRLPFASAIHSSPPELLDELQYVNNVKLDTAFKMLLSGRRDLIPHALQMLPGGPGSKLNTPNSEGYTFLQLAAIQGDTDVLKFLVETGAEVDSHTQFRKWSPLCYAALTGNIRLVKYLLEKGASVEGCSNTTTETPLQLVAGNGSCRIAELLLAHGASPFYTADEDSVDNLTLVSQDGCVSAVSVAAIHGHRRLLHTLVTHVLTTPPESSLHSGGENQVLSLEEILAEGSTSLEENTKPCDPGSNPANKSFINKLSKQHIKKLQEAMYHASESGNLEITLDLRNMGVPWTLHTWLLSVAGIDSSSNRMSGYLDELLQDFLTEWQQHDEQNSKYFIEEGLSLLFSMFRNCKSEGTLLLLADIFSACYGRSQISPIITRSSNIGGADTPVNMNGKRSSSSLSTHSSSSNPANTPPTPAPRIDPKFVNNPELSDVQFRVDGRIFYAHKLVLVTASSRFQSMINSRYCEGIPPVLQINDIRYDIFHLVMVYLYNGGSESLSVKPSDVLELMAAANFFQLPGLLETCEARCADLIDLDNIVSYYIHAKVYSANSLLEYCEGFLLQNMAALLTYDESVKRLIFGKKLQSHDVLSGLLSTLQKRMTSTRSGGVGK, encoded by the exons ATGACGTCTAAAGGATCTCCATCCATCAAACATAATGCCATCATCACGCCGAGGATACTCCTGGACTCTAACCTTCTTCCCTCATCAGAACATCAAATTGTTCGTCCAACTCCTCTTCGTGCACCATTTGCACCAAATATCTATGATCCCAATGGTGATAAACAGTTGAGTGGTTTTGTCAAACCCTCACCGGGATATGTATGTGAACGGACCCCTCCTGAACGAGATAACTCAACTTCTAAAATTAAGGACCAAGGATTTGTTACGAATGTAATGATTGATCGTTCCTGTAGTATTGCGGACTCTGGCTATCAAATTCTAGAGGACGATGACGACGAGGATGAGGAGCTCCAATACTCTGGCTCAATTCCTACGCATCAACACCCATCCATAACTCAAG GGAAGTCGAGTCTCATGAAATACAAACCCAAACGAAAGCAATCTTCATTCGACAAATCTCATCATGAGGAGGATCTAAGTAAAACCCTAGAAAAAGCAAATCGTCTCCTTGATGTAAAGGCCGCCCTTGAGCAGATGACTGTctctaacaaaaagaaaaagaaaaatggaaaggGTTCGCCTCCTTCTACTTCATCTAGTTCATCGTCATCTGACGAGGACGAGTGTGACGAGGATCTAGATGATGGATCAACGAATGTTCTTCTCGTACGGCACTCTGACAAAACACAATACTCCCGTCACATCCCCAATTCCAATGCCACATCTGCTGCAACTGCCTCCAATAATAGCAGTAGTAGTAACCCTTCTGGCAAGAAGACTCAACGCAAAGTCTTAAGTCAGGAAACCCTCAACACAACCGTTACTTCAGCAGGAGATGAGTTTGTATGGATCGATAGTCACAATCGTCTTGTAGAACTTCAGTCAGTGCCATGGAACAATGATGATATTCGATCAGCCCTTCCGAAACGTGGAAATGGGAACAAAGATCGAATCAGTTTGGATCTATTACCGAg ATTGTCATACTACTTGCAACGCGTTCTTGTTAGACTATCTCGAGAGATTCAACGACTCTCCAAGCCTATTGGAAAATGTGGAACAGCGGAAATTCTTTCAGCCATAAAGATAACATTATCTCCATCATCATCCAAGTCTGCCATTAAAGCTTGTCTTAGAGCTGCTGCAATGTTTGCAATATCTGGCGATGCAACTCGACAAACTAAGTCAGCTCGTGCAGGTCTCAGACTCAGAGTTGGAAAAGTGCATCAGTGGATGACTCTTGTCAAACTAGGGAGGTTTGTTCATGAAACTGCAGCTATATACTTGACTGCAGCTATTGAGAGTGTTCTCGAGGAACTTGTTCTCTTTTGCTATGAGTACCACTCAAAAAACACATCACGAGAGTCCTCTCCCAATAGCTCTGTCCTTAATAATACCAATAGCAGCAACACCAg TCAACATAGTAGTCCTTCTTTGATGAACAAAGCAAGCACACCTCTTTTATCCGCATCTCTCCTTGAACAAGCTGTTAGTGTTAATCCAGACTATTGGGGATTATTTCAACCTTATGCTCATTTAGGTATTGGGCGCACTTCTTCTGGAACACTAGTTGTTCCCTCCATTTTTTCGAGTGACTCTTCCTTACACGGCCTAAACAATCACAAATCTAAAACAGGGAAATCCTTGGATCAGATCCTTTTAACGACATGTGTTGGATCAGTGACGGAGCTAGAAGAAATGGTGAGTCTCATCACAAATCTGTACGGTAATCTTGGAGCAGGGAACACTGCTCCAAATTCAGTGCGCAGATCTGGTAGGAAATCACCGCCTCTGTCTTGGTCGCAAGAAGCCTTGAATGCTTTCTATCATTTTATGAGATGTTCACAACTTGAGTATGTTGGAGAAGAGGGAAGAGCTCCTATCcag GAATTGGTTTATGAGCGGCCTTATGTGGTTCTTCCCCCTCTTATGGAATGGGTCCGTGTTTCAAGTGTGTTTTGTGAACATCGAGGAGCTCaactaattgataaaaatgatgtcATGCAAGCGGCAAGGATTCTACTACCAGGAATGGATTATCCAATACGTCTTCCATTTGCCTCTGCCATTCATTCTTCCCCTCCAGAACTATTGGACGAACTTCAATATGTTAATAATGTTAAATTAGATACTGCCTTCAAAATGCTTTTGTCTGGAAGAAGAGATCTGATTCCTCACGCTCTGCAAATGCTTCCAGGTGGCCCTGGATCTAAATTAAACACTCCTAACTCTGAGGGGTATACGTTTTTACAATTAGCGGCAATACAGGGTGATACTGACGTATTGAAATTCTTGGTTGAAACTGGGGCAGAAGTAGATAGTCATACTCAATTTCGAAAGTGGAGTCCTCTCTGCTATGCAGCTTTAACAGGAAACATTCGTCTTGTCAAATATTTGCTAGAGAAAGGAGCAAGTGTTGAGGGCTGCTCTAACACAACGACAGAGACACCGCTTCAGTTAGTTGCTGGTAATGGAAGCTGCCGAATTGCTGAGCTTCTATTAGCTCATGGTGCATCTCCCTTCTACACGGCAGATGAGGATTCTGTCGACAATTTGACTCTTGTGTCTCAAGACGGTTGTGTTTCTGCAGTATCTGTTGCTGCAATACATGGACATCGGAGACTTTTGCATACTCTTGTTACACATGTCTTAACTACTCCTCCTGAGTCATCACTTCATTCAGGTGGAGAAAATCAAGTCCTTTCCTTGGAAGAGATCCTTGCAGAGGGATCCACTTCCCTTGAAGAAAATACGAAACCCTGTGATCCAGGTTCAAATCCTGCCAATAAGAGCTTCATAAATAAGTTGAGTAAACAACACATTAAGAAATTACAGGAAGCCATGTATCACGCTTCTGAGTCAGGTAATTTGGAAATTACATTAGATCTAAGAAATATGGGTGTTCCTTGGACACTTCATACGTGGCTCCTAAGTGTTGCGGGCATTGATAGTAGCAGTAATCGAATGTCGGGATACTTGGATGAACTATTGCAGGACTTTTTAACCGAGTGGCAACAACACGACGAACAAAACTCCAAGTATTTTATTGAAGAGGGTCTCTCCCTTCTCTTCTCTATGTTTCGAAACTGCAAGTCAGAGGGAACTCTCCTTCTCTTGGCTGATATATTTTCAGCCTGCTATGGACGTTCTCAAATAAGTCCAATAATTACCCGATCCTCAAATATAGGAGGTGCTGATACTCCTGTGAATATGAATGGCAAACGCTCTTCCTCTTCTCTCTCAACCCATTCATCATCCTCGAATCCTGCCAATACACCTCCAACGCCTGCTCCAAGAATTGATCCTAAATTTGTCAATAATCCGGAGTTAAGCGATGTACAATTTCGAGTGGATGGCCGAATATTCTATGCACATAAATTAGTCCTCGTTACAGCCTCGAGCCGATTTCAATCTATGATTAATTCCAG ataTTGCGAAGGGATTCCCCCAGTCTTACAAATCAATGATATCCGTTACGACATCTTTCATTTAGTTATGGTCTATCTCTACAATGGTGGCTCCGAGTCTCTTTCAGTCAAACCATCTGATGTTTTAGAGCTCATGGCTGCAGCTAATTTCTTTCAATTGCCAGGTCTTCTCGAGACTTGTGAAGCTCGATGTGCAGATCTCATTGATTTAGATAACATCGTTTCCTACTATATCCATGCAAAAGTATACTCGGCAAATAGTCTTCTCGAATATTGTGAAGGatttctccttcaaaacatgGCGGCTCTTTTAACGTATGATGAATCCGTGAAACGACTTATCTTTGGGAAAAAGCTTCAAAGTCATGATGTTCTCTCAGGGCTCTTGAGCACTCTTCAAAAGAGAATGACGTCTACGAGGAGTGGTGGAGTAGGGAAATAG